The Terriglobales bacterium genome segment TCGTCGAATGCGGTGGCTGCGATGGAGGATCCGAGCCGGCACATCTGGGCGGTGCAGTTCCATCCCGAAGTGCACCACACGCCCCGGGGCACCGAAATCCTGCGTAATTTCGTGTTCGGCATTTGCGGCGCGCGGCCGGACTGGACCCCCAAGCACTTCATTGATGCCACCGTGGCGCAGGTGAAGCAGACCGTGGGAGCGAATGGACGGGCGATCTGCGCCCTCTCCGGAGGCGTGGATTCGTCGGTAGCCGCGACCCTGGTGGACCGGGCGCTCGGGAGTCGGCTGACCTGCGTGTTCGTCAACAATGGCGTGCTGCGCAAGAACGAATTCGCCAAAGTGCAACAGAACCTGCGCGACAAGCTGGGGCTGAACGTTGTTGCGGTGGATGCGAGTGCGCGCTTCCTGGCGAAGCTGGCCGGCGTAACCGATCCAGAGCAGAAGCGGCGCATCATCGGCAACGAGTTCATCGCCGTGTTCGAGGAGGAGGCCCACCGGATCGAACGCGAAGTCGGGAAAGTGGAATGGCTTGTGCAGGGCACGCTCTACCCGGACGTCATCGAGTCGCGTTCGGTGCGCGGGCCGTCCCAGACCATCAAGACGCATCACAACGTCGGCGGACTGCCGGAAACCATGAAGCTCAAGCTTATCGAACCGCTCAAGGACCTGTTCAAGGACGAGGTGCGGCGCATCGGCAAGGACCTGGGCATGCCGGACGAGATCCTGCAGCGTCAGCCCTTCCCCGGGCCGGGCTTGGCGGTGCGCATCCTGGGTGAGGTAACGCCGGAGCGGGTCGCCATCCTGCAGGAAGCGGACGACATCGTAGTCACCGAAATCAAGAAGGCGGGGCTCTACACCAAGGTCTGGCAGTCGTTCGCCGTGCTGCTACCCGTAAAGAGCGTGGGTG includes the following:
- the guaA gene encoding glutamine-hydrolyzing GMP synthase; translation: MDANSIVILDFGSQYTQLIARRIREQNVFSVVLPCTAPLDEVKSYGPAGIILSGGPSSVYDADAPPADERVLTLGPPVLGICYGLQFLAHKLGGKVRSAPKREYGRAEIELLNGSRLFEGLPRNLTVWMSHGDDAVELPPGFRQVARSSNAVAAMEDPSRHIWAVQFHPEVHHTPRGTEILRNFVFGICGARPDWTPKHFIDATVAQVKQTVGANGRAICALSGGVDSSVAATLVDRALGSRLTCVFVNNGVLRKNEFAKVQQNLRDKLGLNVVAVDASARFLAKLAGVTDPEQKRRIIGNEFIAVFEEEAHRIEREVGKVEWLVQGTLYPDVIESRSVRGPSQTIKTHHNVGGLPETMKLKLIEPLKDLFKDEVRRIGKDLGMPDEILQRQPFPGPGLAVRILGEVTPERVAILQEADDIVVTEIKKAGLYTKVWQSFAVLLPVKSVGVMGDQRTYAYTCAIRCVHSEDGMTADWVQLPYEVLQTVSNRLVNEVKGINRVVYDVSSKPPSTIEWE